In Mycobacterium sp. Aquia_213, the sequence ACCGCAAGGGCATCTCGCGCGACGACACCGTCGTGATCTACGGCGACAAGAGCAACTGGTGGGCGGCCTACGCGCTGTGGGTCTTCACGTTGTTCGGCCACCCGGATGTGCGGCTGCTCAACGGCGGGCGTGACCTGTGGCTGTCCGAGCGACGGGACACCAGCCTCGAGGTGCCGACCAAGACCTCGACGGGCTATCCCGTCGTCGCGCGCAACGACGCACCGATCCGCGCCTACAAGGACGACGTCCTGGACATCCTGGGCAGCCAGCCGCTGATCGATGTGCGCTCGCCCGACGAGTACACCGGCGAACGCACCCACATGCCCGACTATCCCGAAGAGGGCGCGCTGCGCGCCGGCCACATCCCCACCGCCCGGTCGATCCCGTGGGGCAAAGCGGTCGACGACAGCGGCCGGTTCCGCAGCCGCGAGGAGCTCGAGGAGCTGTACAGCTTCCTGCAGCCGGACGACAAGACCGTCGTCTACTGCCGCATCGGCGAGCGGTCCAGCCACACCTGGTTCGTGCTCACCCACTTGCTGGGCAAGCCCGGCGTCCGCAATTACGACGGGTCCTGGACCGAGTGGGGC encodes:
- a CDS encoding sulfurtransferase; amino-acid sequence: MPLPPDASPTLSGYAHPERLVTADWLSGHMGSPGLAIVESDEDVLLYDVGHIPGAVKIDWHTDLNDPRVRDYIDGAQFAELMDRKGISRDDTVVIYGDKSNWWAAYALWVFTLFGHPDVRLLNGGRDLWLSERRDTSLEVPTKTSTGYPVVARNDAPIRAYKDDVLDILGSQPLIDVRSPDEYTGERTHMPDYPEEGALRAGHIPTARSIPWGKAVDDSGRFRSREELEELYSFLQPDDKTVVYCRIGERSSHTWFVLTHLLGKPGVRNYDGSWTEWGNTVRVPIVAGSEPGQAPGAVPAR